One Panulirus ornatus isolate Po-2019 chromosome 39, ASM3632096v1, whole genome shotgun sequence DNA segment encodes these proteins:
- the LOC139761290 gene encoding cuticle protein 21-like, which yields MNMKVLFLVGLAAVVATEKVPTSYSAPQPRYVSSEEIVPPSYGFDWAVQDGDSGNSYGQQETRDHDHTQGSYTVQLPDGRLQRVTYYVDGDSGFVAEVSYEGEARYPESREYQPPQTQYRSP from the exons ATGAACATGAAG GTACTTTTCCTGGTGGGTCTAGCGGCCGTGGTTGCCACAGAGAAGGTCCCCACATCCTATTCCGCCCCCCAG CCTCGATATGTCTCATCTGAGGAGATTGTGCCTCCCAGTTATGGCTTCGACTGGGCTGTGCAAGACGGCGATTCAGGCAACTCCTACGGCCAACAGGAGACCCGAGACCAcgaccacacccaagggtcgtacactgtacagcttcccgacggtcgtctgcagaGGGTGACTTACTACGTGGACGGTGACTCAGGCTTCGTGGCCGAAGTCTCCTACGAGGGCGAGGCCAGGTACCCTGAGTCTCGCGAGTACCAGCCACCCCAGACCCAGTACAGGTCTCCCTAA
- the LOC139761291 gene encoding uncharacterized protein → MNTKVLLLLGLVVAAAAERLPSYSYGAPHESDESDESYESYESDESEPPKYDFTWAVKDHYTGNDFNHQEARDEDDTQGSYYVQLPDTRLQKVTYYVDGDSGYVAEVTYEGEAQYPESSESREYSAPRYSSESESHEAPVYAPPPPSRSYGYPQ, encoded by the exons ATGAACACCAAG GTTCTCCTCCTGCTGGGTTTGGTCGTCGCGGCTGCGGCAGAGAGGCTGCCGTCTTACTCTTACGGAGCTCCCCAT GAGTCTGATGAGTCGGACGAATCGTACGAATCATACGAATCGGACGAATCGGAGCCACCCAAGTACGACTTCACCTGGGCCGTGAAGGACCACTACACTGGCAACGACTTCAACCACCAAGAGGCCCGGGACGAAGacgatacccaagggtcgtattacgTGCAGCTGCCGGACACCCGCCTGCAGAAGGTGACCTACTACGTGGACGGGGACTCAGGCTACGTGGCCGAGGTGACCTACGAGGGCGAGGCCCAGTACCCGGAGTCCTCCGAGTCTCGTGAGTACAGTGCCCCACGGTACTCCTCGGAGTCTGAGTCACATGAGGCTCCCGTGTACGCCCCGCCCCCACCATCCAGGTCATACGGCTACCCACAGTAA